From the Leptospira congkakensis genome, the window CAACCTTCTTCCATAGAACAGGCCTCACCCACAAATTCAGAATTCACCTCTTTTTTGTTAGCTTGCAAAGAAGAGGATTGGAATTCTTTTTCTAAGGGACTAACTTCTTTGCCTTTTTCTACAGTGAATTGGATGGCTTGTGTTGCGGCTTTGGTTCGCAAATAATACATCCCTGTTTTTAAACCTTGTTTCCATGCGTAAAAATGCATGGAGGTTAGTTTGGAAACGGTAGGACTTTCTACAAATAAATTCAAAGACTGAGACTGACAGATAAACGCACCACGATCCCTTGCCATATCAATAAGAGATCTTTGTTTCATTTCCCAGACTGTTTTGTATATTTCTTTGATGGAATCAGGAATGGAAGGAATCGACTGGATGCTCCCACCTAAAGCGATGATTTTGTTTTTCATTTCAGAATTCCAAAGTCCAAGTTCAATCAAATCATGTAACAAATGTTTATTGACAATGATAAACTCACCGCTTAGAACTCGCCTTGTATAGATATTGGAAGTGTAGGGCTCAAAACATTCATTGTTTCCTAAAATTTGCGAAGTGGAAGCTGTTGGCATTGGTGCAACAAGAAGAGAATTCCTTGTACCAAATTGAATGACTTCTTTCCTAAGGGAATCAAAGTCCCAGCGACCAGTTGGTTTTACATTCCATAAATCAAATTGGAAAATTCCTTGGGAAAGAGGCGAACCAGGAAAACTAGGATACGTTCCTTCTTCTTTGGCTATGTCTTTACTGGCTGTCATGGCAGCAAAGTATATCGTTTCAAAAATTTCGATATTTAGTTTTTTTGCGGCATCGCTTTCGTAGGCCAAACGAAGGAGGATAAAAACATCGGCTAAACCTTGAACACCAATCCCAATCGGACGGTGTTTTAAATTTGAATTTTTTGCTTCTGGAACAGGGTAATAATTTTCATCAATGATACGGTTTAAATTTACCGTCATTTGATAGACAATTTCATACAATTTATCAAATAAAAATTTTCCATCTACAACAAACTTTGGTAAAGCGACCGATGCCAAATTACAAACGGCAACTTCGTCTGGGCTTGTGAATTCTAAAATTTCGGTACAGAGGTTACTACTTTTGATGGTTCCTAAATTTTTCTGATTACTTTTGGAATTGGCTGCATCTTTGTACAACAAATAAGGAGTTCCGGTTTCTATTTGTGATTCCACAATGGCAAACCAAAGGTCTTGTGCTTTGACTTTGGTGCGCGCTCGTCCTTCCCTTTCATATTGTTCATATAGTGCCACAAATTCATCACCATAAACTTCAGCAAGACCCGGTGCTTCATTGGGACAAAACAAACTCCAATCACCACCCTCTTCCACTCGTTTCATAAAAAGATCAGAGATCCAAAGTGCAAAAAATAAATCACGAGCCCGCATCTCTTCTTTACCGTGATTTTTCTTTAATTCCAAAAATGGAAAAATATCGGCATGC encodes:
- a CDS encoding ribonucleoside-diphosphate reductase subunit alpha, translating into MFVIKRNGKQESVKFDKVTARIEKLSYGLSRLVSPIDVAIKVIEGIYDGVSTSELDNLAAEIAASLTTKHPDYALLASRIAVSNLHKNTTKSFSETMERLYSYIDPKTNKTMPLIAEDVWEIVKQHSELLDSSIIYDRDFGFDYFGFRTLEKSYLLKLDGKIVERPQHMYMRVALGIHKHRIDDVIKTYNLMSERWFTHATPTLFNAGTPKPQMSSCFLLTMKDDSIDGIYDTLKQTAKISQSAGGIGLSIHNIRATGSNIGGTNGTSNGIIPMLRVFNDTARYVDQGGGKRKGAFAIYLEPWHADIFPFLELKKNHGKEEMRARDLFFALWISDLFMKRVEEGGDWSLFCPNEAPGLAEVYGDEFVALYEQYEREGRARTKVKAQDLWFAIVESQIETGTPYLLYKDAANSKSNQKNLGTIKSSNLCTEILEFTSPDEVAVCNLASVALPKFVVDGKFLFDKLYEIVYQMTVNLNRIIDENYYPVPEAKNSNLKHRPIGIGVQGLADVFILLRLAYESDAAKKLNIEIFETIYFAAMTASKDIAKEEGTYPSFPGSPLSQGIFQFDLWNVKPTGRWDFDSLRKEVIQFGTRNSLLVAPMPTASTSQILGNNECFEPYTSNIYTRRVLSGEFIIVNKHLLHDLIELGLWNSEMKNKIIALGGSIQSIPSIPDSIKEIYKTVWEMKQRSLIDMARDRGAFICQSQSLNLFVESPTVSKLTSMHFYAWKQGLKTGMYYLRTKAATQAIQFTVEKGKEVSPLEKEFQSSSLQANKKEVNSEFVGEACSMEEGCLVCGS